In one Salvia miltiorrhiza cultivar Shanhuang (shh) unplaced genomic scaffold, IMPLAD_Smil_shh original_scaffold_183, whole genome shotgun sequence genomic region, the following are encoded:
- the LOC131003268 gene encoding nicotinamide/nicotinic acid mononucleotide adenylyltransferase isoform X1, translating into MEASNPDIALPLDKLSLKYIKKDGLSSSDGKGKIFVVLVSTGSFNPPTYMHLRCFELARDAVNSQGFCVIGGYMSPVNDSYKKKGLIHAKHRIAMCNLACTSSDFVMVDPWEASQSTYQRTLTILSRVRSSLCESGIVSSESLKVLLVCGSDLLESFGIPGFWIREQVKSICREFGLVCIRRGGQDVEHIISKDDILNEHKNNITIVDEVVPNGISSTGLRDCISRGLSVKYLTADEVIQYIKHNGLYVKHNQDDATDE; encoded by the exons ATGGAAGCTTCTAACCCAG ATATAGCCTTGCCACTAGATAAATTATCCTTGAAATATATCAAGAAAGATGGTTTATCAAGTTCTGATGGCAA GGGAAAGATTTTTGTAGTTTTGGTCTCAACTGGAAGTTTCAATCCTCCTACATACATGCACTTGCGTTGTTTCG AGTTGGCTAGAGATGCTGTAAATTCTCAAGGGTTTTGTGTCATTGGAGGTTACATGTCACCTGTAAACGATTCTTACAAGAAGAAG GGTCTTATCCATGCAAAGCATCGTATTGCTATGTGTAATCTTGCTTGCACAAGCTCAGATTTTGTTATGGTGGATCCGTGGGAG GCAAGTCAGAGCACCTACCAACGCACATTGACAATTTTATCTAGAGTCAGGTCTTCACTATGTGAGAGTGGAATTGTATCCAGTG AGTCACTTAAAGTCTTGCTCGTATGTGGTTCTGATCTCTTAGAATCATTTGGTATTCCTGGATTCTGGATCCGCGAGCAG GTGAAGAGTATTTGTAGGGAGTTTGGATTGGTTTGTATAAGGAGAGGGGGCCAAGATGTTGAGCATATCATATCTAAGGATGATATTTTGAATGAACACAAG AATAATATCACGATTGTGGATGAAGTCGTTCCCAATGGGATCAGTTCGACTGGATTAAG GGACTGCATTTCGAGAGGATTATCAGTCAAGTATTTGACAGCAGATGAAGTTATTCAGTATATCAAACACAACGGGTTATACGTTAAACACAACCAAGACGACGCAACTGATGAATAA
- the LOC131003268 gene encoding nicotinamide/nicotinic acid mononucleotide adenylyltransferase isoform X3, whose amino-acid sequence MEASNPELARDAVNSQGFCVIGGYMSPVNDSYKKKGLIHAKHRIAMCNLACTSSDFVMVDPWEASQSTYQRTLTILSRVRSSLCESGIVSSESLKVLLVCGSDLLESFGIPGFWIREQVKSICREFGLVCIRRGGQDVEHIISKDDILNEHKNNITIVDEVVPNGISSTGLRDCISRGLSVKYLTADEVIQYIKHNGLYVKHNQDDATDE is encoded by the exons ATGGAAGCTTCTAACCCAG AGTTGGCTAGAGATGCTGTAAATTCTCAAGGGTTTTGTGTCATTGGAGGTTACATGTCACCTGTAAACGATTCTTACAAGAAGAAG GGTCTTATCCATGCAAAGCATCGTATTGCTATGTGTAATCTTGCTTGCACAAGCTCAGATTTTGTTATGGTGGATCCGTGGGAG GCAAGTCAGAGCACCTACCAACGCACATTGACAATTTTATCTAGAGTCAGGTCTTCACTATGTGAGAGTGGAATTGTATCCAGTG AGTCACTTAAAGTCTTGCTCGTATGTGGTTCTGATCTCTTAGAATCATTTGGTATTCCTGGATTCTGGATCCGCGAGCAG GTGAAGAGTATTTGTAGGGAGTTTGGATTGGTTTGTATAAGGAGAGGGGGCCAAGATGTTGAGCATATCATATCTAAGGATGATATTTTGAATGAACACAAG AATAATATCACGATTGTGGATGAAGTCGTTCCCAATGGGATCAGTTCGACTGGATTAAG GGACTGCATTTCGAGAGGATTATCAGTCAAGTATTTGACAGCAGATGAAGTTATTCAGTATATCAAACACAACGGGTTATACGTTAAACACAACCAAGACGACGCAACTGATGAATAA
- the LOC131003268 gene encoding nicotinamide/nicotinic acid mononucleotide adenylyltransferase isoform X2: MVYQVLMARIFLAISQNRGKIFVVLVSTGSFNPPTYMHLRCFELARDAVNSQGFCVIGGYMSPVNDSYKKKGLIHAKHRIAMCNLACTSSDFVMVDPWEASQSTYQRTLTILSRVRSSLCESGIVSSESLKVLLVCGSDLLESFGIPGFWIREQVKSICREFGLVCIRRGGQDVEHIISKDDILNEHKNNITIVDEVVPNGISSTGLRDCISRGLSVKYLTADEVIQYIKHNGLYVKHNQDDATDE; this comes from the exons ATGGTTTATCAAGTTCTGATGGCAA GGATATTTTTGGCCATCTCCCAAAACAGGGGAAAGATTTTTGTAGTTTTGGTCTCAACTGGAAGTTTCAATCCTCCTACATACATGCACTTGCGTTGTTTCG AGTTGGCTAGAGATGCTGTAAATTCTCAAGGGTTTTGTGTCATTGGAGGTTACATGTCACCTGTAAACGATTCTTACAAGAAGAAG GGTCTTATCCATGCAAAGCATCGTATTGCTATGTGTAATCTTGCTTGCACAAGCTCAGATTTTGTTATGGTGGATCCGTGGGAG GCAAGTCAGAGCACCTACCAACGCACATTGACAATTTTATCTAGAGTCAGGTCTTCACTATGTGAGAGTGGAATTGTATCCAGTG AGTCACTTAAAGTCTTGCTCGTATGTGGTTCTGATCTCTTAGAATCATTTGGTATTCCTGGATTCTGGATCCGCGAGCAG GTGAAGAGTATTTGTAGGGAGTTTGGATTGGTTTGTATAAGGAGAGGGGGCCAAGATGTTGAGCATATCATATCTAAGGATGATATTTTGAATGAACACAAG AATAATATCACGATTGTGGATGAAGTCGTTCCCAATGGGATCAGTTCGACTGGATTAAG GGACTGCATTTCGAGAGGATTATCAGTCAAGTATTTGACAGCAGATGAAGTTATTCAGTATATCAAACACAACGGGTTATACGTTAAACACAACCAAGACGACGCAACTGATGAATAA
- the LOC131003268 gene encoding nicotinamide/nicotinic acid mononucleotide adenylyltransferase isoform X4, with amino-acid sequence MHLRCFELARDAVNSQGFCVIGGYMSPVNDSYKKKGLIHAKHRIAMCNLACTSSDFVMVDPWEASQSTYQRTLTILSRVRSSLCESGIVSSESLKVLLVCGSDLLESFGIPGFWIREQVKSICREFGLVCIRRGGQDVEHIISKDDILNEHKNNITIVDEVVPNGISSTGLRDCISRGLSVKYLTADEVIQYIKHNGLYVKHNQDDATDE; translated from the exons ATGCACTTGCGTTGTTTCG AGTTGGCTAGAGATGCTGTAAATTCTCAAGGGTTTTGTGTCATTGGAGGTTACATGTCACCTGTAAACGATTCTTACAAGAAGAAG GGTCTTATCCATGCAAAGCATCGTATTGCTATGTGTAATCTTGCTTGCACAAGCTCAGATTTTGTTATGGTGGATCCGTGGGAG GCAAGTCAGAGCACCTACCAACGCACATTGACAATTTTATCTAGAGTCAGGTCTTCACTATGTGAGAGTGGAATTGTATCCAGTG AGTCACTTAAAGTCTTGCTCGTATGTGGTTCTGATCTCTTAGAATCATTTGGTATTCCTGGATTCTGGATCCGCGAGCAG GTGAAGAGTATTTGTAGGGAGTTTGGATTGGTTTGTATAAGGAGAGGGGGCCAAGATGTTGAGCATATCATATCTAAGGATGATATTTTGAATGAACACAAG AATAATATCACGATTGTGGATGAAGTCGTTCCCAATGGGATCAGTTCGACTGGATTAAG GGACTGCATTTCGAGAGGATTATCAGTCAAGTATTTGACAGCAGATGAAGTTATTCAGTATATCAAACACAACGGGTTATACGTTAAACACAACCAAGACGACGCAACTGATGAATAA
- the LOC131003267 gene encoding probable 3-hydroxyisobutyrate dehydrogenase-like 3, mitochondrial, which yields MSSQYPAPISPTRTRIGWIGIGVMGGAMASRLISAGYSVTVYARSPSKAASILSLGAKLADSPADLAAACDVVFTMIGHPSDVKSLVLETLLPSLNPNTVIVDHTSSHPALAKQIYRSALDKRCYSVDAPVSGGDVGAALGKLAIFAGGDAEVVEWLRPLLDVLGKASYMGDAGKGQSCKIANQIVVGGNLVGLSEGLLFAEKSGLDKDEFVEAVKGGAAGSMVMELFGKRMITRDFRAGGFAEYMVKDLGMGLDDEVVVPGAALSKQLFSGMVANGDGKMGTQGVVTVIERINGMGMGA from the coding sequence ATGAGCAGTCAATACCCGGCCCCAATAAGCCCGACCCGTACCCGAATAGGATGGATAGGCATCGGCGTAATGGGCGGAGCCATGGCGTCGCGCCTCATCTCCGCCGGCTACTCCGTCACTGTCTACGCCCGCAGCCCCTCCAAAGCCGCCTCCATCCTCTCCCTCGGCGCAAAACTGGCTGATTCCCCGGCTGACCTCGCCGCCGCCTGCGACGTCGTTTTCACGATGATCGGCCACCCCTCCGACGTCAAATCCCTAGTTCTCGAGACTCTTCTCCCCTCCCTAAACCCCAACACCGTCATCGTCGACCACACCAGCAGCCATCCCGCCCTAGCCAAGCAGATCTACCGCTCCGCGCTCGACAAACGCTGCTACTCCGTCGATGCCCCGGTCTCCGGCGGCGACGTGGGCGCCGCTCTCGGCAAATTAGCGATCTTCGCCGGCGGAGACGCGGAGGTAGTGGAGTGGCTGAGGCCGTTGTTGGACGTGTTGGGGAAGGCGAGCTACATGGGGGATGCTGGGAAGGGGCAGAGCTGTAAGATCGCGAATCAAATCGTTGTTGGTGGAAACTTGGTGGGGCTGAGTGAGGGTTTGTTGTTCGCGGAGAAGAGCGGATTGGATAAGGATGAGTTTGTGGAGGCGGTGAAGGGCGGGGCGGCGGGGTCTATGGTGATGGAGTTGTTCGGGAAGAGGATGATCACGAGGGATTTTAGGGCCGGGGGATTCGCAGAGTATATGGTGAAGGATTTGGGGATGGGGTTGGATGATGAGGTGGTGGTGCCCGGAGCCGCCTTGTCGAAGCAGCTGTTTTCGGGCATGGTGGCGAACGGGGACGGGAAGATGGGGACGCAGGGGGTTGTAACGGTGATAGAGAGAATCAACGGCATGGGAATGGGAGCTTGA